The DNA window AAAACACATGGTGTCAAAGGGTTTTTATTCCTGCTACTGACATGAATTGATACTTGACTCTCAACATTAACTTTTCCTTAGATGTGTTGCTTAATAAATTCTTCAGGCCTATTTTAAGAGAATGCTTTTAAACTCAGATTCTCTGCTCAGTTATAAAGGCAGCTGATATTCCAGAAACTTAGATAATTTCATGCTGTCTGGAGTCATATTTAAAACTCTTGAATTAAAAAATCTCTTGAGCCCAGCTTGCTGTGCTCGCAGACAGATACTTGAAGGTGGTGTAACAGGGAATCTCTTATATAGCATTGTTAATTTAGTATCATTAAATATCCTGAAATTAGAAACATCTATAGTGCAGGACTTCTCATTTTTAAtatgctttcaaaataatctACTCTCTGCATCTATTGCTTTGTCCCACAAAAGAGGCAGTTGCAAGATCAGCATGTTCTCACTCAGTTTGTAGTTCACTTTACCATACATATACATTCTCACACATGCACAGGAGTATCCTCcagaatatttgttttcattagtATTTGTACCAGCAAAGCAAAGTTTGCTGAAGTTTCAGGCCAAGGAGTACACAGCAGGGTGTTGTTAACTCTTACGAGAGGAAGTACTATGATTTTTATGTAAATGTTTTGGTATATTTTCCAGATGACAGCACTGAAGAAAGCCACTGGTGATGCTGTGTTCAAGTTTGAACCATTTGTTCTTCACGTGCTGTGTCGAGAGCTGCAGGATGCGCAGCTGCTGGTAAAGCCACGTCATGTGCAATGTGGCATTGTTCTGTTACGTTCTTGcctgcaaaaataaaagtattggCTCCTGGGTAAGCAGTTGCACTTAGAAACAGTCCCAGGTGTGCTGTGTGTTTAATAATTAGAGTAGTAAAGTAAGCTGGTGAAAAAACACAGCTTTAAACTTGGTGAGGGTTTTACTGtacttagaaagaaaaaagactcACCTGCAATTCAGTCTTCAAGCTGAAGCAGACTGCTGCATGAAACGCTACCTGAGGGGCCTGGGCTGCTCTCACTGGCTGAAGGGGCTGGATTTGAGATGGTACCTTGCTACCAGCCAGGCCATCTGGGTCCGTTTTCAGTGCACTGAATGATGCCTTtgccttctgcttttccagtgtGACTGCAGAGAGCgatgtgtgctgtgctgggcttgtTTTGGCATTAGTGCAGGAGAGCTGAGGGACTCAGGTAGAGTGCAGCTGCACTCATCGTTGTGAGCATGTGGCATGACTGTCTGTCAAGTTCCAGCTCCTTGGCATAAAAGAGTTCAGTGCCCAGAGAGACATTGCACCCTTCTGCACTGATGGATTCAATTAGGATCCACCGTGGGCCTCTGAAAACCACCCACCATTTGTGGGTTTGAtcttaaaaagtattttaatgtaACTGTTTTTTAATAAGTCTGGGTAGATGATTTGAATCTGTTTTTTGCAAAATTGAGATTGTACGTTGCATTGCAAGGCgtccataaatattttttgctgtgaAAGTGTACAAGACCTgtttaagtatttattttttctgcagcaTTCAGTGGCTATTGACTCTGGGTTCAGGAACTCTGGTATTACAGttggcagaggaggaaaaattacAATGGTAAGTACTCTGCTACTGTGAGGGATGTAATGAAGTTGTGTTGTTACGTTAACCTTGATTTTTGTACCAGCCAAGACCTGACTGGTGCTTAGGAGCTGTCACAGGGCATGCTATAACAAAGAAATAGCTTGCTGCTTTAGGTGACAGCAACTTAAATGATTGTATGGATAAGCAGGTTTTTTACTATAATGAACTCCCTACATTATTTAAATAACCTTCATAAACTAAAAAACTTTATTCCAGGTAAATCATGTGTGTGTTTTCAGGCTGTGCGGAGCACTCACTGCTTAGAAGTTCCATTGAGCCACAAAGGGAGATTGATGGTCTCTGAAGAATATATTGAATTTCTGGTACATGTAGCCAAtcagaaaatggaggaaaacatAAGGAGGATTGACAGGTTTGTAAGAAAACACCAGTTCTGTTCATGACATCtaatttttcttcagtattAAGTAAAATGTTAGCAACCACTTTTCTCCCCTTGCATGTTTTGATTACATTCTAAAAGCATTCGTTTCTCAGAGTAATTTTCAGATCCTGAGCAAATGTATAAAGACAGTAAGTAGAGAATTGTTTCTGTCTAGATTCCACAAAGGCTTGGAGCTGGCTCTGGAAGCTGCTGTCCCCGCAGACACCTTGTTTCCCGAGGGGCCAGAGAAGAGCCGCTCTGTGTACGTGCATAGAAGAAAGAGACGGACTGCTCAGGAACAGGCTGATcccagcagagagctggagcCCCAGGATGATACTGAAAGCAGTCTTGGTCTGTTGGCTGAAATCATGATGTAGACTAAGACATTGGAAAGCAAATGGCGAACTGAAAAAGTTATTGTAATGCTCTTTTCAAGAGATTTATGTACTCCTGTGCTCCAAGTAGTAATATTCTCATGGACATAGACCAGAAAAAAAGGTAACTAACAGAATAGtgagcaggacacagagagCAAAGCCATAGAATGTTTTAGGAGTTTTTA is part of the Zonotrichia leucophrys gambelii isolate GWCS_2022_RI chromosome 8, RI_Zleu_2.0, whole genome shotgun sequence genome and encodes:
- the TYW3 gene encoding tRNA wybutosine-synthesizing protein 3 homolog produces the protein MAAFARHKALRLARPDPSRKRALDARAAELARLLNARESFCTTSSCDGRVIVTDTDGMGIQKKNCTWLLVTHDPCVKGDVMTALKKATGDAVFKFEPFVLHVLCRELQDAQLLHSVAIDSGFRNSGITVGRGGKITMAVRSTHCLEVPLSHKGRLMVSEEYIEFLVHVANQKMEENIRRIDRFHKGLELALEAAVPADTLFPEGPEKSRSVYVHRRKRRTAQEQADPSRELEPQDDTESSLGLLAEIMM